The following is a genomic window from Planctomycetia bacterium.
CGGTTACTTCATGACCGTGCGCAAGGACTGGACGAAGGAGCACAACGCCAAGACGCTTTTCGATCGCTACATCAATCGATGGAGGCTCGAAAAGCGCGACCCCTCCGCCAAGCTCAGCGCCCCCAAGGAGCCCATCAAGTGGTACATCGAAAAAACGGTGCCGCTCAAGTACCGCCGCTGGGTCAAGGAGGGAATCCTCGAATGGAACAAGGCCTACGAGAAGTGCGGCTTCCTCGATGCCGTCGAGGTTAAGCAGCAGGAAGACTACGACCCCGAGACAAAGGACCTCGATCCCGAAGACGTTCGCTACAACTTCTTCCGCTGGATCGTCACGGGTCGTGGTTTCGCGATGGGCCCTTCGCGCGATCATCCGCTCACCGGCCAGATCTTCGATGCCGACATCGTTTTTGACGATGCGATGGTTCGTTTTTACGAAATGGACTATGCCAACATGACCGGCAATGACGAGGCCTGGCGTCCCTACGAGCCTATTGCCGAGGACTTTTTCCGAACACATCCGGAGTGGTCCTTCAGGTCGCCCTTTCAGAACCTTCTGCCCAATGTCCGCCTCAAAAACGATCCGGAGGCCGAATTCCGTGCGAACCTGATGAAGCACATGCAGCGCCGCGGTCGCCCCATCTGCGAATGCGCCGCCGGCATGGCTCACCAGATGCAGTTTGCCGGCATTGCCCTGGAAGGTCAGGGACTGGGCCGCAGCAACGAAGATTTCATGGGACAGGTCATCAAGGAAGTGGTGATGCACGAAGTCGGCCACTGCCTCGGCCTGCGTCACAACTTCAAGGCCAGTACCTGGCTTCCCATGGAGGAAATCGAGGCCCACAACGAGGCCGGCGAGGCCAACGTCGGGTCCGTCATGGACTACAACCCCTCGATTGTCGTCGCCCGTGACAAGAAGCAGGGCTCATTCACCACCCGCTCCATCGGCCCCTACGACTATTGGGCCATTGAGTACGGCTACCGCCCCGTCGGCGAGCCCTACAAGAGTGAAGAAGATCTGCTCAAGAAGGTCGCGTCCCGTGTGGCCGAGGCGGGCCTCGACTACAGCACAGATGAAGACACCATGTGGGTCATTTCTCCTGACCCGCTTTCCAACCGCTTCGACATGGGCCGCGACGTTAAGAAGTTTGCCGAGTTCCAGATCGACGTCGCTGAATCGCTCCTCAAGGACATCAGCGAATGGGCGGTCAAGGACGGCGAGTCCTACAACCGACTTCGCCGTGCATTCGGCAGGCTCCTCTTCGAGCGCGGAAGCGCCTGTGAGTACGTCGCCCGGTTCGTCGGCGGCGTCATCGTGAATCGCGACCACCGCGGGGATGAGGACGGCCGCACTCCCTTGAAGGTCGTCGATGCCAAGACGCAGCGGGAGTCGCTGGAATTCTGCTGCAAGAACGTCTTTGCCGAGGATGCATTCCAGATCAGCCCCAAGCTCCTCGCCCTCCTGGCGCCCGGCCGCCATTGGCACTGGGACAGCGACGAATTCTCGCTCCGCGTGGAATTCAACATCCACGATTTCGTGGCCCAGAGTCAGTTCGGCGTCCTCTTCAACCTCATGAATCCGTTCACCATCGGTCGCATCCACGACAACCAGCTCAAGTTCCAGGAGGACGACGAAGTCTACACCCTGGCCGGTCACATGACCTCCCTGAGCGATTCCATCTGGTCGGAGCTTCAGGAAAAGTCCCGAAAGGGCACCGACGAGAAGCCCATGATCTCCAGCTTCCGCCGAAACCTTCAGCGGATGCACGCCGGGATGCTGATCAACCTGATCCTCAGCGAGCCGGGCGCCATCGTCCCGGCAGACGCAAATGCCATTGCCCGGCTCTGCGCCAAGCGGCTTTCTGATCGGATCGCCAAGTGCCTCAAATCGGGTGATGCCGACCTCGCCACCGAGGCCCATTTGTGCGACGTGCAGAAACAGCTCGACAAGGTGCTGGACGCCCAGTACTCGATCGGCGTCTTTTCGGGCGGCGGAGGGTTGTTCTTCCTGGGTAGGACCACCGATGACGCAAAGCCCGTAACTATCTTGCCCAGCCGTTGATAGAGTCTTTCGCGGGGGTGGCGGACCCGCCCCGGCGCGACCCTTTATCCGCCTGCCGGACTCCGGCAGCAAATGCCCCGAACCCCTCTGGGTTCGGGGCTTTTTTTTGTGCTGTGAAAAACTTAAATTCACCGCCGAACAAACGCTTGACATCGCAGCCGAGAAGATTAGAGAATTGCGCTTTGACCGGACGATTGAATCATCCGGTAGCGGTCGTTTTTGAAAGCGTGGAAGATTCATCTTCCAGGACATGAGACTTCACCGCACGCCGGCAGGGCGTGCATCACGCGGTGCCGCAACCGCGAACACATTATTCAGCGGCGATTTTTCTCCTTCAGGAGTAGACACTGATGACACACAACGAAAACACAACAGCCGACTCCATGAATCTCACCGACCACGAAAATCTCGTTGAAGTGATGTTTGCCCGTAGTACCGCGGAGGCAAACGATTGCGTGCGGGCCCTTATTGAAAGCGACATCCCGGCGCGCATGGAAGGAAGCGGTCGCCCCGGAGCCGGCTACGGCATCGCCGTGCTCGTTCCGCCGGACCGAATGATCCTGGCCTCGGAGCTTCTTGCGGCCAAGGCCCACGACGACGAAGACGACGAGGACGAGGAGAGCGAAGACAGCACCGACGAAGAAGTGGATGACATCGACGACGACGAGTTCGACGACGATGAGGACGATCTGGACGACGACGAAGACGAAGATGATGACGACGACGAAGATGAAGACGATGAATTCGAAGTTGGATACGACGATTAGCCGATAGGTGAGGAGATGCCCTGCGGCCGCGCAATTTTTGCCGGTCGCGTTCGCCAACGGCCGGGCCGGGGCACGCATCGAACCTCGCCCAGTCAGCTCGCCGAGAGGACGTGACCTATGGATACGCCCGCAGCAACCACCCCTCGGCCCAATTCTGACGCCCGCGAAAACGCTCAGGACAGACGAGCCGACAATCGACGTGAGTCCCCCGTGGACCGCCGTGCAGGCCTTGAACGCCGCCGTGGGCCGGGCAGACGCCGCTCGGATTCCCGCCGAAGCGCCGAGGAAGGCGAGCTCAATTCCGAGCAGTTTGAGTTCGTCATGGCTATGGACGAATACAAGCGGGCCAACAAGAAGCCGTTCCCCAGTTGGACCGAAGTCCTCGAAGTGCTAAAATACCTCGGATACCGGAAGGTCGCCGATGTGGGAGAGCACGTCGATCGGCCCGCCACGGAAGATTGACCCTCTTTCCCGATGCCGGGGGATTCAGGCATGCCGACCGACAATTACGAGGTCGTCGACGTCCTCATGCTCGTGGGCAATATTGTCCCGATCGCCTTCTATTTCCTCATCCTCGGTCTCGTCAACAGCCACGCCAGACCCTGCCTCATTACCAGCCGATCCGACTTTCTTGCCCTCACCGGCGTCCTCCTGCCCGTTTTGCTCTGGCCGGTTCCGGAGTTCGTTCGATCGGGCATGTACGTCCCGCTTGCGGGCGGCATGCTCCTGGCTGCTACGGTTTTCTATTATCTCCTTCCCAAGCGCGATGCGGGATTCGTGATTTACAACATCTCACTTCGCCAGTGTGTTCGGTTGATCGAGCAGGCCACGACGCGACTCGACCTCGCCGGACGTCGTCAGGGAAACTGCTGGATGGCCGACGACGGATCGCTGCGCATCGAGCTGCGCCCGTTCCCCTTGCTGCACAACGTCGCGTTGCACGTTGAGCCGACCGACAGCAAGAGCGAGGCCCTCGTTCCGCTGATCGGCATGGAGATCGACCGGCAACTGTCCACGGTTTCGCAGCTTCCCTCCAACATGAGCGCCGGAATGGTCCTCGCCGGCGTGACCCTGCTGCTCCTGCCGATGTGGATGGTCAGCCGCCACGTTGACGACCTCGTGGACGCGATGTTGCACCTCTTCGGCTGATGCACCAAGCGCCTCCGGCGCGACTCCCATCCCCTCCGTCTCCAGCCTTGCGCGCCAGTCATTCAATCCCGTCCTTTGGTTTTGGGAATCTCCTCGTTAGAATCGCGGTTTCAGTGGGAGACGAGTTTTTCGATCCGTCTGGTGGATCGTGGAATCCGTGCCGTGAACCGAGCCAACTCGATCAAGCTCTCCATCACCTGCGTCCTGTTCCTGGTAGGGGGGCTCCTGGTGATGAAGTCTCTTTCCAACCCCGACGCCGAGCCGGTCGCCACAGACGCCCGGCCGGTGGACCTTATCTGCACCAAATGCGAGAAGCATTCGACGATCAGTTATGACGAATACGCCAAAGCGCCCATGAAGAGCGCCGCCGGGAACTTGGGCCGCGTCGCCGGTGCAGGTCGAACGCTGGCGGCCCAGGCTCGCCGTGCCGATTTCGTGTGCCCCGCATGTGGTGAAAAGTCGGCCCAGCCGGCAAGCAAGTGCGCCAGGCATTCGTTATACTATCCTCGATACACCGACACCGGCGCCAACGGACAATGCCCGCAGTGCGGCGTCGGAGGCTGATCGACACGTCCAGGAAGCGGCGAGCAGACAGGACAACGGGCTCATGCGACGATCCGCGTTCACCCTGATCGAGCTCTTGATGAGCATCGCCATCATCTCCGTGCTCATCGGAATCCTCCTGCCCGCGCTCAGCGGCGCGAAGGAGGCCGCCAACGTGGCCTATTGTCTGTCCAACTTCAGCACACTCACCAAGACCGCGGAAATGTACATGGAGGATCTGAACAAGCGAACCCTGCCGTGGTACGTCGCTGATTTCAATTTTCGCGGCATCACCACGGTCAGCGAATACAGCTACGGCGGTTTCCAGCACACGACGCCCAGCCCGGATCCGAGATTCAGAATGTTGGACACCTTCATCCTGAAGACCAGCGAGCGGCCCTTCAACAAGTACATTGCCAAAGGCGCCGACGGTACGACGCCCATCAAGTCTTATATTTGCCCCTCGGACAAGTCGTGGATCACCCCGCTCGTGGGCGACAGGCTTCCCGAGGAATTATCCCCGACGGACGCATACTCATCATGGCAGGTTCAGGGGAACAGCTTCGCCATCAATTGGTACTGGCTCAACGGTCCACCGTGGAACGGTGAGGAGGGCTGGTACGGAAACCTTGCGTCTTTCAGTCTCACCGGTGAGAAGATGCTCTCCAGGAAGACCGGTGGGGAGGCCGCCAAGTTCGTGCTCTTCACCGAGAGTTGCATGAACTACTACATGTACGATGCACGGCCGCGCAGTGGAAACTACGGCGAGAGCAGAATTCAGAAACTGGGCCCGGGCTGGCATCGCAAGTTTTCCACGTATGCGCTCGGCTTCCTCGATGGTCACGCCGAGTTCCGCTACGTCGACACGCGCTACTCCGACGATACCGGCTTCGACATCTGGCCGACCATTCGCTAGCTTGAGGGCCGTGCCGAACTCAGGCTTTAGTGCATTGCCTTGGAGATGGTGAAGATCGGCAGCAGAAGGGCCAGAACAAGACCGCCGACTACCACGCCGAGAAACATGACGATGGCCGGCTCAAGCAGGCTGGTCATGGTTTTGATGGCCACGCTCAGTTCGGCCTCGCAAAAGCTGGACACGTTCTCCATGACGGTGCCGAGCTTGCCGCTGCGTTCCCCGGCGCCGAGCATTTTGTTGATCGCCTTGGGCACCTGTTTGTAATCCGCGAGGGACTCGGAAAGCTGCTGGCCGCGCTCCAGACGCTCGTTGACTTCCTTCCACATGGATTCGTATTTCGGGCTGCCGCAAACGCCGGAGGTGAGGCGGACGCTGTCGAGCATGGACACGCCGGCCTGGATCATGGTGCCCAGCGTTCGAAGGCTGCGGGCAAGATAGGTCTTGTGGTACATGGGGCCAAGCAGCGGCAATGCCAGCTTGATGGTATCGAGCCTGATGCGACCTGCCGGGGTGAGAAAATAATAAATGGCCGAACCTCCCCCGATCACGACAACGGCGAAAACGTAGAGGCCGTAGGTCATGAGGTTGTCGCTGAATACCAGCAGGTATTTGGTGAGGACGGGCAATTTGTCCTCGCGACCGGCGTAGATGGCGTTGAATTTGGGCAGGACGAAGGTCATGAGGAAGATGGTGACGCCGATGGCGAATACAAACATCACAATCGGATAGGTCACGGCCCCCTTGATCTTTTTTCTCAGTTCTCGCTGATCCTGAATGTGATCGGCGAGGCGGCGAAGGATCGGAGCCATCATGCCCGACGCCTCCGACGCCTTGACCAGGCTGACGTAGAGATTCGGGAAGACTTCCGGATGCTCGGCGAGCGCCGCGGAGAATTCGGCGCCGCCTTCGACTCGCTCAATGACGCCGTCCAGCGCCTCGGCAAAACGCGGCGAGTTTCCGTCATGACGGCAGGCCTCAAGCGCTTCTGACATCGAAACGCCCGTCTCCGTCATGACCGCGAGCTGCCGCGTGAAGAAGATCAGGTCGTCCGGGCGAAATTTCTTTCTGTTAAAAAAATTGGACGTCCGCGCGGTTGGTGCTGCTGCTGCGGCGGCTTTGGTCGCCTTGCCGCGAGCCGTCACCTTGACGACAAAGCGGCCCTCGTTGCGGACCAGCTTCGCCGCCTCGACGGGGGAGGCGGCTGTGACGTCGCCCTCCACCATCTTTCCGGTGTTGTCGCGCGCAACATATGCGAAAACAGGCATCAGAGTCTCCAGGTCAGTCCGCTTGTTCCGCCCAGGGAATCGACTCGCTCGCCTTTCTGTTGGCAGCGCGTAACCCGGCGCGAAGCTCATCCGTGTCCACGGAGTCACCGATGAGCCGCGACAGCCGTGCACGATCGGTCGTCGCCGCGAGGGCGGAGTCCTTATCTATGCGACCGGAATGGACGAGCTCCGCGAGATTCTGCTCCAGGGTGTGCATGCCCAGGCTGCGGCCTGTCTCGATCATCGAGTTAATCAAGTGGGTCTCGTTCTCGCGCAGGGCCCGTCGAATGCCGGTGGTGGCGACAAGGATTTCCGTGGCCGGGATCAGCGTCTCGTTCATCTCGTCGCGCAGGAGGGTCTGACACACGATGGCCCGCAATGAGGCCGCGAGCTGGACGCGAATCTGCCCCTGCTGCATCGGAGTGAAAACGTCAATCAATCGGGCCAGCGTCTGCGACGTGCTGGACGTATGCAGGCTTCCGAAGACCAGGTGCCCGGTCTCCGCGGCGGTCAGCGCGGTGGAGATCGTCTCCAGATCGCGCAGCTCCCCGATCACGATCACATCCGGTCGCTGCCTCAAGACGTGCCGCAATGCCGAGGCGAACGTCGGGCTGTCCGAGCCGATCTCGCGCTGCTCGATGAGGCACTGGTCGTTGGTGAAGGCGAACTCGACCGGGTCCTCGATGGTGATGACGTGCGCGGCGCGGGTGTGATTGATGTGATCGATCAGCGTCGCCAGCGTGGTGCTCTTGCCCTGTCCCGTGCCGCCCGTGACGAGAACGAGCCCGTTTGGATAGTCAGCGAACGAAAGAACCTGCTCGGGAAGATTCAGTGATTCAAACGTTGGAACGTCCCGGGGAATGGAGCGAAATGCCGCCGCGAGGGTCCCGCGCTGATAGTGAATATTCGCACGACATCGGCCGGCGCCGTCCAGCTCAATCGCGAAGTCGAGGTCCTTCGCCTCTTCAAGCCGCTCGATCTGATGCGGAGTCAGCAACGCCTTCAGGTGGGCGTCCAGTTCCACGGCCGGTACTGCCGGCAACTCCAGCGCCTTCCACTTTCCATTCACATGAATCGTCGGCGGCGCATCGGCCACGAGGATCAGATCGCCGGCGCGCTCGTCGATCAGCCGCTTGAGAAGCCCGCGGACATAGCCGTCCTCACGGGTGGGGCAGTCGCCGCCGGCGCGAGTTGCAGCCCGGCTCTCGGTATCGGTACGGGGGGGCTCATGCAGCACAGACACGGAACACCTCCTCGACAGTCGTGATACCCGCCTTCGCTTTCAACATGCCGTCCTCGTAAAGGGTGCACATCTTGGCGCTCAGCGCCACCTTGCGAAGCTCCTGGAGCGGCGCTCCGTCGGAGATGGCCTGGCGCAGCGCGTCATCGGGAATGAATAGTTCGTGAATGCCGACACGCCCCGAATACCCGGTGCCGTGACATTTGGCACAGCCCTTTCCGACCATCAGCGACTCGACGTCGTACCCGAGCTTTTGCATGGCGTGTCGCGTGTTGGGCGTCGGCTCCTGCGGCTCCTTGCACGACGGGCAGATCTTTCGCACCAAGCGCTGGGCGAGCACCGCCTCCAGCGCGGCGGCGATGAGATACCCCTCAACGCCGATGTTGTGCAGTCTGGTGATGGCGGAGACGGCGTCGTTGGTGTGCAGGGTTGAGAGCACCATGTGGCCCGTGAGCGCGGCCTGGACCGCCGTCCGCGCCGTGTCATCATCTCGAATCTCACCAACCATGATCACGTCCGGGTCCTGTCGCAGGAGGGCCCGCAGAACCGTGGCGAATTTCAGCCCGATCTTTTCGTTGACCTGAAACTGGTTGATCCGGCGAAGGTTGTACTCAATGGGGTCTTCCACCGTGCAGACGTTTCGCTCCGGCGAGTTGATCTCCATCAGCGCGGCGTAAAGCGTCGTGCTTTTGCCCGATCCCGTGGGGCCCGTGACGAGGACGAGTCCGTGCGGATGCAGCAGTTGCGTGCGGAAGGCCTTCAGCAGGTCGATGGAGAAGCCGAGCGTCTCCATGTTCACCAGAATCTTCGAGTTATCGATGATTCGAATAACGACCTTCTCGCCCTGCATGTTGGGCAGCGTGCTGACGCGAAGGTCGATGGGGCGGCCTTCCATCATGACGTGAATGCCGCCGTCCTGCGGAAGCCGGCGCTCGGCGATGTCGAGCCCGGCCATGATTTTGATGCGCG
Proteins encoded in this region:
- a CDS encoding zinc-dependent metalloprotease, with product MNSKLLASFLVVVLTGAVQAQMDARPMPPKDAKPPASAGPDKEKPEFPPFDEAMKDYEEVPTAESPFFPLWYNKKTDSLRAQIPASMIGQQFLIATSMAGGPVATGFQIDHFLAYFDRMDKNLVLMRVDPRYVEGEGDQPLSDVIKRSYGGDDILKSISILTMKGSDPIIDLDSLFKGDFSGIGRWGMGQVNPQLSKWAKYKTFPQNVELTADLALMSNGSGRRTLFHYSLSKIPESSKGYKPRLADDRVGYFMTVRKDWTKEHNAKTLFDRYINRWRLEKRDPSAKLSAPKEPIKWYIEKTVPLKYRRWVKEGILEWNKAYEKCGFLDAVEVKQQEDYDPETKDLDPEDVRYNFFRWIVTGRGFAMGPSRDHPLTGQIFDADIVFDDAMVRFYEMDYANMTGNDEAWRPYEPIAEDFFRTHPEWSFRSPFQNLLPNVRLKNDPEAEFRANLMKHMQRRGRPICECAAGMAHQMQFAGIALEGQGLGRSNEDFMGQVIKEVVMHEVGHCLGLRHNFKASTWLPMEEIEAHNEAGEANVGSVMDYNPSIVVARDKKQGSFTTRSIGPYDYWAIEYGYRPVGEPYKSEEDLLKKVASRVAEAGLDYSTDEDTMWVISPDPLSNRFDMGRDVKKFAEFQIDVAESLLKDISEWAVKDGESYNRLRRAFGRLLFERGSACEYVARFVGGVIVNRDHRGDEDGRTPLKVVDAKTQRESLEFCCKNVFAEDAFQISPKLLALLAPGRHWHWDSDEFSLRVEFNIHDFVAQSQFGVLFNLMNPFTIGRIHDNQLKFQEDDEVYTLAGHMTSLSDSIWSELQEKSRKGTDEKPMISSFRRNLQRMHAGMLINLILSEPGAIVPADANAIARLCAKRLSDRIAKCLKSGDADLATEAHLCDVQKQLDKVLDAQYSIGVFSGGGGLFFLGRTTDDAKPVTILPSR
- a CDS encoding type II secretion system protein, with protein sequence MRRSAFTLIELLMSIAIISVLIGILLPALSGAKEAANVAYCLSNFSTLTKTAEMYMEDLNKRTLPWYVADFNFRGITTVSEYSYGGFQHTTPSPDPRFRMLDTFILKTSERPFNKYIAKGADGTTPIKSYICPSDKSWITPLVGDRLPEELSPTDAYSSWQVQGNSFAINWYWLNGPPWNGEEGWYGNLASFSLTGEKMLSRKTGGEAAKFVLFTESCMNYYMYDARPRSGNYGESRIQKLGPGWHRKFSTYALGFLDGHAEFRYVDTRYSDDTGFDIWPTIR
- a CDS encoding type II secretion system F family protein — translated: MPVFAYVARDNTGKMVEGDVTAASPVEAAKLVRNEGRFVVKVTARGKATKAAAAAAPTARTSNFFNRKKFRPDDLIFFTRQLAVMTETGVSMSEALEACRHDGNSPRFAEALDGVIERVEGGAEFSAALAEHPEVFPNLYVSLVKASEASGMMAPILRRLADHIQDQRELRKKIKGAVTYPIVMFVFAIGVTIFLMTFVLPKFNAIYAGREDKLPVLTKYLLVFSDNLMTYGLYVFAVVVIGGGSAIYYFLTPAGRIRLDTIKLALPLLGPMYHKTYLARSLRTLGTMIQAGVSMLDSVRLTSGVCGSPKYESMWKEVNERLERGQQLSESLADYKQVPKAINKMLGAGERSGKLGTVMENVSSFCEAELSVAIKTMTSLLEPAIVMFLGVVVGGLVLALLLPIFTISKAMH
- a CDS encoding PilT/PilU family type 4a pilus ATPase; amino-acid sequence: MHEPPRTDTESRAATRAGGDCPTREDGYVRGLLKRLIDERAGDLILVADAPPTIHVNGKWKALELPAVPAVELDAHLKALLTPHQIERLEEAKDLDFAIELDGAGRCRANIHYQRGTLAAAFRSIPRDVPTFESLNLPEQVLSFADYPNGLVLVTGGTGQGKSTTLATLIDHINHTRAAHVITIEDPVEFAFTNDQCLIEQREIGSDSPTFASALRHVLRQRPDVIVIGELRDLETISTALTAAETGHLVFGSLHTSSTSQTLARLIDVFTPMQQGQIRVQLAASLRAIVCQTLLRDEMNETLIPATEILVATTGIRRALRENETHLINSMIETGRSLGMHTLEQNLAELVHSGRIDKDSALAATTDRARLSRLIGDSVDTDELRAGLRAANRKASESIPWAEQAD
- the tadA gene encoding Flp pilus assembly complex ATPase component TadA, with the protein product MQSTLAKAGKKQLGQILLKKGLLTEEQLERAIEEQQSSRNKKLLGEVIIELGLAGEDQVVEALAEAYNVPYAKLTPRLVDPRVIDLIPREFLEKHGILPLFLVQGVLTVAMSEPANVFLLEEIGRITTHTVQVVAVSGADIQAILAQYVKSANVFVIDDIIEDVSADTFELIETKVDDITSLEGMAGDSPVIKLVNFLIYSAVKEGASDIHIEPDETCLRIRNRVDGVLYEKLNPPAQMMAPVVSRIKIMAGLDIAERRLPQDGGIHVMMEGRPIDLRVSTLPNMQGEKVVIRIIDNSKILVNMETLGFSIDLLKAFRTQLLHPHGLVLVTGPTGSGKSTTLYAALMEINSPERNVCTVEDPIEYNLRRINQFQVNEKIGLKFATVLRALLRQDPDVIMVGEIRDDDTARTAVQAALTGHMVLSTLHTNDAVSAITRLHNIGVEGYLIAAALEAVLAQRLVRKICPSCKEPQEPTPNTRHAMQKLGYDVESLMVGKGCAKCHGTGYSGRVGIHELFIPDDALRQAISDGAPLQELRKVALSAKMCTLYEDGMLKAKAGITTVEEVFRVCAA